A window from Hemicordylus capensis ecotype Gifberg chromosome 2, rHemCap1.1.pri, whole genome shotgun sequence encodes these proteins:
- the KIFC1 gene encoding kinesin-like protein KIFC1 isoform X2 — protein sequence MEGPGSASQGLPLTEQKLNVDQGGPALTKAASRLPIPGLRPKRPATGENEPPKQDWKRARMGPAPTKRASMSVATLRPKAPLAASVHRSQLVSGRCRSSSRAGVAIGAATTTVMTRRPVPVPAAPKPATTGGEEKKRAPWDLKGQVSDLRIKVGAYKEKTQRLAGENEALKQQLDGLEKELKHAMTENRELGSRASLLASELQVCQNQAEERRQEALELSAQKQQLEETLQSKTRVIGELEGVKREMVEANGDLATRLQTREAELRLAEESLAQRSQDNEMLRAQVAKQEQKLHELEMERRYLHNMVQELKGNIRVFCRVRPLLACEKEAQKGMGHLHFLPDNKSLALSKAEESHTGRERKDDITYEFNFDRVFPPPSSQEDVFEEIALLVQSALDGYHVCIFAYGQTGSGKTYTMEGPDEMSPDTAGMIPRAVQQIFKASREMETKGWKYNFTANFLEIYNESLRDLLVLRSEQSSELEIKRVLKLLQTAKAHRSVAKTMLNEHSSRSHSLFQLRIEGRNASQDLQTASVLSLVDLAGSERLDKSLSKGERLRETQAINSSLSNLGLVIMALSSKEAHVPYRNSKLTYLLQNSLGGNSKMLMFVNISPLEENFSESLNALRFARKVNECVIGTAQTNRK from the exons ATGGAAGGGCCCGGCAGCGCCTCCCAAGGG TTGCCGCTAACAGAGCAGAAACTGAACGTGGACCAAGGAGGGCCTGCCCTGAcgaaagccgcctcccggctgcCCATTCCTGGCCTGCGGCCCAAACGGCCAGCCACTGGCGAGAATGAGCCCCCCAAGCAGGACTGG AAACGAGCTCGGATGGGGCCTGCCCCCACCAAGAGAGCCTCCATGTCTGTTGCCACATTGCGGCCGAAGGCACCTCTTGCAGCCTCCGTCCACCGCAGCCAGCTTGTGTCTG GCCGCTGTCGATCATCCTCCCGTGCGGGAGTGGCCATAGGAGCAGCTACCACCACAG TGATGACGCGGCGGCCAGTACCTGTACCAGCTGCTCCTAAGCCAG CAActacaggaggagaggagaagaagcGAGCTCCCTGGGACCTGAAGGGGCAGGTGAGCGACCTCCGTATCAAAGTGGGTGCTTACAAGGAGAAGACCCAGAGGCTAGCTGGTGAAAACGAGGCCCTGAAGCAGCAGCTGGATGGACTGGAGAAGGAGCTGAAGCACGCGATGACCGAGAATAGAGAGCTAGGGAGCAGGGCCAG CCTACTGGCTTCAGAGCTGCAAGTCTGTCAAAACCAGGCTGAAGAGAGACGTCAAGAAGCCTTGGAGCTTtcagcacagaagcagcagctggaggagacACTCCAAAGCAAGACCCGGGTAATCGGGGAGCTAGAAGGGGTCAAAAGAGAGATGGTGGAGGCCAACGGGGACCTGGCCACCCGGCTGCAGACCAGAGAG GCAGAGCTGCGTCTAGCAGAAGAGAGTCTGGCCCAGCGAAGCCAGGACAATGAGATGCTGCGGGCCCAGGTGGCAAAGCAGGAGCAAAAGCTCCATGAGTTGGAGATGGAGCGCCGGTACCTGCACAACATGGTGCAAGAGCTGAAG gGTAATATCCGTGTCTTCTGCCGTGTGCGCCCCTTGCTGGCCTGTGAGAAGGAGGCCCAGAAGGGGATGGGTCATCTCCACTTCCTTCCAGACAACAAGAGCCTTGCGCTTTCCAAGGCTGAGGAG TCCCACACTGGGCGAGAGCGCAAGGATGACATCACATATGAGTTCAATTTCGACCGGGTCTTCCCACCACCCAGCTCTCAGGAAGATGTCTTTGAAGAGATTGCACTGCTGGTGCAG TCTGCCCTGGATGGCTACCATGTCTGCATCTTTGCCTATGGGCAGACTGGAAGTGGTAAGACCTACACTATGGAGGGGCCAGATGAAATGAGCCCGGACACCGCTGGTATGATCCCTCGGGCAGTGCAGCAGATTTTCAAGGCATCCCGTGAGATGGAGACAAAGGGTTGGAAG TATAACTTCACAGCCAACTTCCTGGAAATCTACAACGAGTCTCTGCGGGACCTGCTGGTCTTGCGGTCTGAGCAGAGTTCTGAGCTGGAGATCAAGAGG GTGCTGAAGCTTCTGCAGACAGCCAAAGCCCACCGATCAGTGGCCAAAACAATGCTCAATGAGCACTCCTCACGTAGTCACAGCCTCTTCCAGCTTCGCATTGAGGGCCGGAATGCCAGCCAGGATCTGCAAACTGCCT CTGTGCTGAGCTTGGTGGACCTGGCAGGCAGTGAGCGCCTGGACAAGTCTCTTTCGAAAGGGGAGCGACTCAGAGAGACTCAGGCCATCAACAGCAGCCTCTCCAACTTGGGATTGGTCATCATGGCACTGAGCAGCAAG gAGGCCCATGTCCCCTACAGAAACAGCAAGCTGACCTACCTCCTCCAGAACTCGTTAGGTGGCAACTCCAAGAT GCTGATGTTTGTGAACATCTCTCCCTTGGAAGAGAACTTCTCTGAATCTCTCAACGCCCTCCGCTTTGCCAGAAAG GTGAACGAGTGTGTCATTGGCACGGCGCAAACCAACCGGAAATGA
- the KIFC1 gene encoding kinesin-like protein KIFC1 isoform X1, translated as MEGPGSASQGLPLTEQKLNVDQGGPALTKAASRLPIPGLRPKRPATGENEPPKQDWKRARMGPAPTKRASMSVATLRPKAPLAASVHRSQLVSGRCRSSSRAGVAIGAATTTVMTRRPVPVPAAPKPATTGGEEKKRAPWDLKGQVSDLRIKVGAYKEKTQRLAGENEALKQQLDGLEKELKHAMTENRELGSRASLLASELQVCQNQAEERRQEALELSAQKQQLEETLQSKTRVIGELEGVKREMVEANGDLATRLQTREAELRLAEESLAQRSQDNEMLRAQVAKQEQKLHELEMERRYLHNMVQELKGNIRVFCRVRPLLACEKEAQKGMGHLHFLPDNKSLALSKAEESHTGRERKDDITYEFNFDRVFPPPSSQEDVFEEIALLVQSALDGYHVCIFAYGQTGSGKTYTMEGPDEMSPDTAGMIPRAVQQIFKASREMETKGWKYNFTANFLEIYNESLRDLLVLRSEQSSELEIKRVSQNTEELYVSNLSYIPVTSEKEVLKLLQTAKAHRSVAKTMLNEHSSRSHSLFQLRIEGRNASQDLQTASVLSLVDLAGSERLDKSLSKGERLRETQAINSSLSNLGLVIMALSSKEAHVPYRNSKLTYLLQNSLGGNSKMLMFVNISPLEENFSESLNALRFARKVNECVIGTAQTNRK; from the exons ATGGAAGGGCCCGGCAGCGCCTCCCAAGGG TTGCCGCTAACAGAGCAGAAACTGAACGTGGACCAAGGAGGGCCTGCCCTGAcgaaagccgcctcccggctgcCCATTCCTGGCCTGCGGCCCAAACGGCCAGCCACTGGCGAGAATGAGCCCCCCAAGCAGGACTGG AAACGAGCTCGGATGGGGCCTGCCCCCACCAAGAGAGCCTCCATGTCTGTTGCCACATTGCGGCCGAAGGCACCTCTTGCAGCCTCCGTCCACCGCAGCCAGCTTGTGTCTG GCCGCTGTCGATCATCCTCCCGTGCGGGAGTGGCCATAGGAGCAGCTACCACCACAG TGATGACGCGGCGGCCAGTACCTGTACCAGCTGCTCCTAAGCCAG CAActacaggaggagaggagaagaagcGAGCTCCCTGGGACCTGAAGGGGCAGGTGAGCGACCTCCGTATCAAAGTGGGTGCTTACAAGGAGAAGACCCAGAGGCTAGCTGGTGAAAACGAGGCCCTGAAGCAGCAGCTGGATGGACTGGAGAAGGAGCTGAAGCACGCGATGACCGAGAATAGAGAGCTAGGGAGCAGGGCCAG CCTACTGGCTTCAGAGCTGCAAGTCTGTCAAAACCAGGCTGAAGAGAGACGTCAAGAAGCCTTGGAGCTTtcagcacagaagcagcagctggaggagacACTCCAAAGCAAGACCCGGGTAATCGGGGAGCTAGAAGGGGTCAAAAGAGAGATGGTGGAGGCCAACGGGGACCTGGCCACCCGGCTGCAGACCAGAGAG GCAGAGCTGCGTCTAGCAGAAGAGAGTCTGGCCCAGCGAAGCCAGGACAATGAGATGCTGCGGGCCCAGGTGGCAAAGCAGGAGCAAAAGCTCCATGAGTTGGAGATGGAGCGCCGGTACCTGCACAACATGGTGCAAGAGCTGAAG gGTAATATCCGTGTCTTCTGCCGTGTGCGCCCCTTGCTGGCCTGTGAGAAGGAGGCCCAGAAGGGGATGGGTCATCTCCACTTCCTTCCAGACAACAAGAGCCTTGCGCTTTCCAAGGCTGAGGAG TCCCACACTGGGCGAGAGCGCAAGGATGACATCACATATGAGTTCAATTTCGACCGGGTCTTCCCACCACCCAGCTCTCAGGAAGATGTCTTTGAAGAGATTGCACTGCTGGTGCAG TCTGCCCTGGATGGCTACCATGTCTGCATCTTTGCCTATGGGCAGACTGGAAGTGGTAAGACCTACACTATGGAGGGGCCAGATGAAATGAGCCCGGACACCGCTGGTATGATCCCTCGGGCAGTGCAGCAGATTTTCAAGGCATCCCGTGAGATGGAGACAAAGGGTTGGAAG TATAACTTCACAGCCAACTTCCTGGAAATCTACAACGAGTCTCTGCGGGACCTGCTGGTCTTGCGGTCTGAGCAGAGTTCTGAGCTGGAGATCAAGAGGGTGAGCCAGAACACAGAGGAGCTCTACGTCTCCAATCTGTCCTACATCCCCGTCACCTCGGAGAAGGAG GTGCTGAAGCTTCTGCAGACAGCCAAAGCCCACCGATCAGTGGCCAAAACAATGCTCAATGAGCACTCCTCACGTAGTCACAGCCTCTTCCAGCTTCGCATTGAGGGCCGGAATGCCAGCCAGGATCTGCAAACTGCCT CTGTGCTGAGCTTGGTGGACCTGGCAGGCAGTGAGCGCCTGGACAAGTCTCTTTCGAAAGGGGAGCGACTCAGAGAGACTCAGGCCATCAACAGCAGCCTCTCCAACTTGGGATTGGTCATCATGGCACTGAGCAGCAAG gAGGCCCATGTCCCCTACAGAAACAGCAAGCTGACCTACCTCCTCCAGAACTCGTTAGGTGGCAACTCCAAGAT GCTGATGTTTGTGAACATCTCTCCCTTGGAAGAGAACTTCTCTGAATCTCTCAACGCCCTCCGCTTTGCCAGAAAG GTGAACGAGTGTGTCATTGGCACGGCGCAAACCAACCGGAAATGA
- the KIFC1 gene encoding kinesin-like protein KIFC1 isoform X3 translates to MGPAPTKRASMSVATLRPKAPLAASVHRSQLVSGRCRSSSRAGVAIGAATTTVMTRRPVPVPAAPKPATTGGEEKKRAPWDLKGQVSDLRIKVGAYKEKTQRLAGENEALKQQLDGLEKELKHAMTENRELGSRASLLASELQVCQNQAEERRQEALELSAQKQQLEETLQSKTRVIGELEGVKREMVEANGDLATRLQTREAELRLAEESLAQRSQDNEMLRAQVAKQEQKLHELEMERRYLHNMVQELKGNIRVFCRVRPLLACEKEAQKGMGHLHFLPDNKSLALSKAEESHTGRERKDDITYEFNFDRVFPPPSSQEDVFEEIALLVQSALDGYHVCIFAYGQTGSGKTYTMEGPDEMSPDTAGMIPRAVQQIFKASREMETKGWKYNFTANFLEIYNESLRDLLVLRSEQSSELEIKRVSQNTEELYVSNLSYIPVTSEKEVLKLLQTAKAHRSVAKTMLNEHSSRSHSLFQLRIEGRNASQDLQTASVLSLVDLAGSERLDKSLSKGERLRETQAINSSLSNLGLVIMALSSKEAHVPYRNSKLTYLLQNSLGGNSKMLMFVNISPLEENFSESLNALRFARKVNECVIGTAQTNRK, encoded by the exons ATGGGGCCTGCCCCCACCAAGAGAGCCTCCATGTCTGTTGCCACATTGCGGCCGAAGGCACCTCTTGCAGCCTCCGTCCACCGCAGCCAGCTTGTGTCTG GCCGCTGTCGATCATCCTCCCGTGCGGGAGTGGCCATAGGAGCAGCTACCACCACAG TGATGACGCGGCGGCCAGTACCTGTACCAGCTGCTCCTAAGCCAG CAActacaggaggagaggagaagaagcGAGCTCCCTGGGACCTGAAGGGGCAGGTGAGCGACCTCCGTATCAAAGTGGGTGCTTACAAGGAGAAGACCCAGAGGCTAGCTGGTGAAAACGAGGCCCTGAAGCAGCAGCTGGATGGACTGGAGAAGGAGCTGAAGCACGCGATGACCGAGAATAGAGAGCTAGGGAGCAGGGCCAG CCTACTGGCTTCAGAGCTGCAAGTCTGTCAAAACCAGGCTGAAGAGAGACGTCAAGAAGCCTTGGAGCTTtcagcacagaagcagcagctggaggagacACTCCAAAGCAAGACCCGGGTAATCGGGGAGCTAGAAGGGGTCAAAAGAGAGATGGTGGAGGCCAACGGGGACCTGGCCACCCGGCTGCAGACCAGAGAG GCAGAGCTGCGTCTAGCAGAAGAGAGTCTGGCCCAGCGAAGCCAGGACAATGAGATGCTGCGGGCCCAGGTGGCAAAGCAGGAGCAAAAGCTCCATGAGTTGGAGATGGAGCGCCGGTACCTGCACAACATGGTGCAAGAGCTGAAG gGTAATATCCGTGTCTTCTGCCGTGTGCGCCCCTTGCTGGCCTGTGAGAAGGAGGCCCAGAAGGGGATGGGTCATCTCCACTTCCTTCCAGACAACAAGAGCCTTGCGCTTTCCAAGGCTGAGGAG TCCCACACTGGGCGAGAGCGCAAGGATGACATCACATATGAGTTCAATTTCGACCGGGTCTTCCCACCACCCAGCTCTCAGGAAGATGTCTTTGAAGAGATTGCACTGCTGGTGCAG TCTGCCCTGGATGGCTACCATGTCTGCATCTTTGCCTATGGGCAGACTGGAAGTGGTAAGACCTACACTATGGAGGGGCCAGATGAAATGAGCCCGGACACCGCTGGTATGATCCCTCGGGCAGTGCAGCAGATTTTCAAGGCATCCCGTGAGATGGAGACAAAGGGTTGGAAG TATAACTTCACAGCCAACTTCCTGGAAATCTACAACGAGTCTCTGCGGGACCTGCTGGTCTTGCGGTCTGAGCAGAGTTCTGAGCTGGAGATCAAGAGGGTGAGCCAGAACACAGAGGAGCTCTACGTCTCCAATCTGTCCTACATCCCCGTCACCTCGGAGAAGGAG GTGCTGAAGCTTCTGCAGACAGCCAAAGCCCACCGATCAGTGGCCAAAACAATGCTCAATGAGCACTCCTCACGTAGTCACAGCCTCTTCCAGCTTCGCATTGAGGGCCGGAATGCCAGCCAGGATCTGCAAACTGCCT CTGTGCTGAGCTTGGTGGACCTGGCAGGCAGTGAGCGCCTGGACAAGTCTCTTTCGAAAGGGGAGCGACTCAGAGAGACTCAGGCCATCAACAGCAGCCTCTCCAACTTGGGATTGGTCATCATGGCACTGAGCAGCAAG gAGGCCCATGTCCCCTACAGAAACAGCAAGCTGACCTACCTCCTCCAGAACTCGTTAGGTGGCAACTCCAAGAT GCTGATGTTTGTGAACATCTCTCCCTTGGAAGAGAACTTCTCTGAATCTCTCAACGCCCTCCGCTTTGCCAGAAAG GTGAACGAGTGTGTCATTGGCACGGCGCAAACCAACCGGAAATGA